The following nucleotide sequence is from Halococcus saccharolyticus DSM 5350.
GGTTACAGCCCGTGATCGCGACCTCTGCGCCGGCGGCAGCGAGCGTTTCGGTCAGGACGGCAGTGGTGGCCTCGACGTGCATCGCCATCCCGATCCGCTCGCCCGCGAGGGGCTGATCGGTCTCGAACTCCTCGCGGAGCGCACGCATGATCGGCATGTGCTCGCGCGCCCAGTCGATCTTCTGGCGGCCCGACTCGCGGGCGCTCTCGGGATCGTCGATACGGTCGGTGATCGGCGCGGCGTTGGTCATGGGTGAATCGAGAGCCAGCGCGCTCAAAACGCTACCGGACCCCAGCCGACGTCGCGGGGACCGATCTTTTTCTCCTCGGCCGTCGAACGGATGGTGCGGAAGTCAGATGAGAACATATGGCTGAAGAAGGTGATCGACTGCTGAACGTCATCGGGGGCGCGCTCGTCGTTGCACTCGTGGTGGTGATAGCCGTCGCTGTCGTCGTGGCGGTGAACGTCCCGGCGAATCGGGTCGACGCTCCGGACGCCGAGTGGTCGATCAGCCAGGTCAACGAGACACACGTCCGGATCGCACACGACAGCGGCGAGTCGGTCGCGGGATCGGCGCTCGTCGTGACCGTCGATGGGTACAGCCGTCACCCCGCGTGGGACGATCGAGTGACGACGGGCGATGCGGTCGCGGTCGAGGCGTCTCGTGGACAGGTAGTGCGGCTCTACTGGGACGGCGGCCGCACCGACCACCTCCAGCTCGCGAGCCGACAGGGCGCGGAGACGGAGACGGCGACGGCGTGATAGGCACGGCGCTCCGAGAGCGATCGCCGGCTGTGCCGGCCGAGTCCGTCAGGGCTTTACTCGGACGGTCGTTGGTTTCCTTCACTGAACGGCTCGGTGAATACGATGACAGGTGATCCACGCAACACTGACGTGCACCAGGCGTCCCGCCGCCGATTCCTCGGAGCGGCCGCTGCCGGCGCGCTCGCGGGCGTCGGCGGTCTCGGCAG
It contains:
- a CDS encoding type IV pilin — encoded protein: MAEEGDRLLNVIGGALVVALVVVIAVAVVVAVNVPANRVDAPDAEWSISQVNETHVRIAHDSGESVAGSALVVTVDGYSRHPAWDDRVTTGDAVAVEASRGQVVRLYWDGGRTDHLQLASRQGAETETATA